A genomic region of Pogona vitticeps strain Pit_001003342236 chromosome 15, PviZW2.1, whole genome shotgun sequence contains the following coding sequences:
- the TXNIP gene encoding thioredoxin-interacting protein, which translates to MVVFKKIKTLELVFSEEGKIYGSGEKVAGRVVVEVAEVTRITQVSILARGVAKVWWSKGPQQCKQEMEYLRYNDVLTLDDHPVDGDGSMILRPGNTYEFKFGFELPQGPLGTTFKGKYGCVDYWVKAFLDRPSFPTQAIKKRFEVMDQIDVNTPDLMSPISAKKEKKVSCMFIPDGHVSVSARIDRKGFCDGDDICINADFENTCSRIVVPKAAIVAKHTYLANGETKVFTQKLSCVRGNHIISGMSESWRGKTLRVKKIKPSILGCNILRVEYFLQIYVSVPGSKKIILELPLVIGSKSSGIGSRSSSMASQTSSEMSWVDLNIPDAPEAPPCYLDVVPEDHRLESPTTPLLDELDNSFDSPIFMYAPEFKFMPPPTYTEVDPCSALNNNVQ; encoded by the exons ATGGTGGTGTTCAAGAAGATCAAGACCTTGGAGTTGGTCTTCAGCGAGGAGGGCAAAATCTACGGCAGCGGCGAGAAAGTGGCCGgccgggtggtggtggaggtggccgAGGTCACTCGCATCACCCAGGTCAGCATCTTGGCCCGCGGGGTGGCCAAAGTGTGGTGGAGCAAAGGCCCTCAGCAATGCAAGCAAGAGATGGAGTACCTGCGATACAATGACGTCCTCACCTTGGATGACCACCCCGTCG ATGGAGATGGTTCTATGATCCTGAGACCAGGGAACACCTATGAATTCAAATTTGGATTTGAGCTGCCTCAAGG ccccCTTGGTACCACCTTCAAGGGCAAATATGGCTGCGTGGATTACTGGGTGAAGGCGTTCTTGGATCGCCCATCTTTCCCAACCCAAGCGATCAAGAAGCGCTTTGAGGTCATGGATCAAATTGACGTCAACACACCAGACTTGATG TCTCCCATCTCTgccaagaaggagaagaaagtgtCATGTATGTTCATTCCTGATGGCCACGTTTCTGTCAGTGCCAGAATTGACCGGAAAGGATTCTGTGACG GTGATGACATCTGTATCAATGCCGACTTTGAGAACACCTGCTCCCGGATCGTCGTGCCCAAGGCGGCCATTGTGGCTAAGCACACGTACCTGGCCAACGGAGAGACCAAAGTCTTCACACAGAAGCTCTCCTGCGTCAGAGGCAACCACATCATCTCCGGCATGTCCGAGTCATGGCGAGGCAAAACCCTCCGGGTCAAGAAGATCAAACCCTCCATTCTGGGCTGCAACATCCTCCGTGTAGAGTACTTCCTGCAG ATCTACGTCAGCGTCCCCGGTTCCAAGAAGATCATCCTGGAGCTGCCCTTGGTGATCGGCAGCAAGTCCTCCGGCATCGGCAGCCGCAGCTCTAGCATGGCCAGCCAGACGAGTTCCGAGATGAGCTGGGTGGACCTCAACATCCCCGACGCTCCAGAAG CACCTCCCTGCTACCTGGACGTTGTCCCCGAGGACCACCGGCTGGAGAGCCCCACCACTCCGCTGCTGGATGAGCTGGACAATTCCTTTGACAGCCCGATTTTCATGTACGCTCCAGAGTTCAAATTCATGCCACCACCGACCTACACAGAG gtggatcCTTGCAGTGCCTTGAACAACAACGTCCAGTGA
- the LOC110088113 gene encoding intelectin-like protein isoform X1 yields the protein MKKFLIFLLWVSVFPKGQKSDSDYCVTSLKQDILNLMVKWEDNACLKNQQGLPSNLLQTLPRSCKEIKTALEGASDGLYYLATEDGEIYQTFCDMTTNGGGWTLVASIHENNIYGKCTQGDRWSSQQGGEKNYPRGDGNWSNNATFGSAIASTSDDYKNPGYYDLEAQDLAIWHVPNDTPMKEWVATAFLRYHTETGFLAEEGGNLLRLFQKYPVEFGIGSCPDDNGPVVPIIYDAGNEEKTAFLFAPESKDQIEPGFIQFRVFNNEKAAMALCAGVKVTGCDTEHVCVGGGGHFPEQTPRQCGDYTAFDWNGYGTHSGRSVAKQLLESAMLLFYH from the exons ATGAAGAAGTTCCTAATCTTCCTGCTGTGGGTCTCTGTGTTTCCAAAAGGCCAGAAAAGTG ACAGCGATTACTGTGTCACTTCCCTGAAGCAAGATATTCTCAACTTGATGGTCAAATGGGAAGATAATGCCTGCCTTAAGAATCAGCAAGGCTTGCCCTCAAACCTTCTCCAAACATTGCCCCGAAGTTGCAAGGAAATCAAAACAGCACTGGAAGGAGCATCGG ATGGATTGTACTACCTGGCCACCGAAGATGGTGAAATATACCAAACCTTCTGTGACATGACCACCAACGGAGGTGGCTGGACTTTGGTGGCTAGCATCCATGAGAACAACATTTATGGGAAATGCACCCAGGGAGACCGCTGGTCCAGCCAACAGGGTGGTGAGAAAAACTACCCCAGGGGAGATGGCAACTGGTCCAACAACGCCACCTTCGGATCAGCCATAGCCTCAACAAGCGATGATTACAAG AACCCTGGCTATTACGACCTTGAAGCCCAGGATCTGGCAATATGGCATGTTCCCAACGACACCCCCATGAAAGAGTGGGTGGCCACTGCCTTCCTGAGGTATCACACGGAAACGGGATTCTTGGCTGAGGAAGGGGGCAACCTCCTGAGACTCTTCCAG AAATACCCGGTGGAGTTTGGAATCGGGAGCTGCCCAGATGACAACGGCCCAGTGGTACCAATCATCTATGATGCTGGGAATGAGGAGAAGACAGCTTTCCTGTTTGCACCAGAGTCTAAAG ATCAGATTGAACCTGGCTTCATTCAGTTCCGGGTGTTTAATAACGAGAAAGCTGCCATGGCTCTCTGTGCAGGGGTTAAAGTCACTGGTTGTGACACAGAACAC GTCTGTGTTGGTGGAGGAGGGCACTTCCCAGAACAAACCCCACGGCAGTGTGGGGACTATACTGCCTTTGACTGGAATGGTTACGGGACACACAGCGGCCGGAGTGTTGCCAAACAGTTATTGGAGTCGGCAATGCTGCTTTTTTATCACTGA
- the LOC110088113 gene encoding intelectin-like protein isoform X2 — MPALRISKACPQTFSKHCPEVARKSKQHWKEHRPSGLLSKDGLYYLATEDGEIYQTFCDMTTNGGGWTLVASIHENNIYGKCTQGDRWSSQQGGEKNYPRGDGNWSNNATFGSAIASTSDDYKNPGYYDLEAQDLAIWHVPNDTPMKEWVATAFLRYHTETGFLAEEGGNLLRLFQKYPVEFGIGSCPDDNGPVVPIIYDAGNEEKTAFLFAPESKDQIEPGFIQFRVFNNEKAAMALCAGVKVTGCDTEHVCVGGGGHFPEQTPRQCGDYTAFDWNGYGTHSGRSVAKQLLESAMLLFYH, encoded by the exons ATGCCTGCCTTAAGAATCAGCAAGGCTTGCCCTCAAACCTTCTCCAAACATTGCCCCGAAGTTGCAAGGAAATCAAAACAGCACTGGAAGGAGCATCGG CCTTCTGGGCTTCTCTCCAAAGATGGATTGTACTACCTGGCCACCGAAGATGGTGAAATATACCAAACCTTCTGTGACATGACCACCAACGGAGGTGGCTGGACTTTGGTGGCTAGCATCCATGAGAACAACATTTATGGGAAATGCACCCAGGGAGACCGCTGGTCCAGCCAACAGGGTGGTGAGAAAAACTACCCCAGGGGAGATGGCAACTGGTCCAACAACGCCACCTTCGGATCAGCCATAGCCTCAACAAGCGATGATTACAAG AACCCTGGCTATTACGACCTTGAAGCCCAGGATCTGGCAATATGGCATGTTCCCAACGACACCCCCATGAAAGAGTGGGTGGCCACTGCCTTCCTGAGGTATCACACGGAAACGGGATTCTTGGCTGAGGAAGGGGGCAACCTCCTGAGACTCTTCCAG AAATACCCGGTGGAGTTTGGAATCGGGAGCTGCCCAGATGACAACGGCCCAGTGGTACCAATCATCTATGATGCTGGGAATGAGGAGAAGACAGCTTTCCTGTTTGCACCAGAGTCTAAAG ATCAGATTGAACCTGGCTTCATTCAGTTCCGGGTGTTTAATAACGAGAAAGCTGCCATGGCTCTCTGTGCAGGGGTTAAAGTCACTGGTTGTGACACAGAACAC GTCTGTGTTGGTGGAGGAGGGCACTTCCCAGAACAAACCCCACGGCAGTGTGGGGACTATACTGCCTTTGACTGGAATGGTTACGGGACACACAGCGGCCGGAGTGTTGCCAAACAGTTATTGGAGTCGGCAATGCTGCTTTTTTATCACTGA
- the LOC110088114 gene encoding intelectin-1, whose product MKYFVLLIQLLAVLPKGKLTSCNSYLSSVKQDVLNLLISWESKSGFPDEAGPSKKLPRSCKEIKDASKWARDGLYFLATEDGEVYQTFCDMNTNGGGWTLVASIHENNLHGKCTVGDRWSSQQGSNANIPEGDGNWANNSTFGSAVGSTSDDYKNPGYYDIVARDLSVWHVPNKTPMQKWRDKSLFRYHTETGFLMAEGGNLLRLYEKYPVKYGIGSCPADNGPVIPIVFDAGNAQKVAAYHAPNGQRESVPGFVQFRVFNYEKAAVALCSGIKATGCHTEHYCIGGGGFFPEGNPRQCGDFTGFDWSGYGTHQGWSASRELTESAVLIFYQ is encoded by the exons ATGAAGTATTTTGTTCTCTTAATTCAGCTCCTGGCTGTCCTTCCTAAGGGAAAACTGACCA GCTGCAACAGCTACCTCAGCTCAGTGAAGCAGGATGTCCTTAACCTGCTGATTAGCTGGGAGAGCAAGTCCGGCTTTCCAGACGAGGCAGGTCCATCTAAGAAGCTTCCCCGGAGCTGCAAGGAAATCAAGGATGCCTCTAAGTGGGCTAGGG ATGGCTTGTATTTCCTGGCCACGGAAGATGGCGAAGTCTACCAGACTTTCTGCGACATGAACACCAACGGAGGTGGCTGGACTTTGGTGGCCAGCATTCACGAGAACAACTTGCACGGGAAATGCACAGTAGGGGATCGTTGGTCCAGCCAGCAAGGCAGCAATGCCAACATCCCAGAAGGTGATGGAAACTGGGCCAACAATTCCACTTTTGGTTCAGCCGTGGGCTCAACGAGTGATGACTACAAG aaTCCTGGTTATTATGATATTGTAGCAAGAGACCTGTCCGTATGGCACGTCCCGAACAAAACCCCCATGCAGAAATGGCGGGACAAGTCACTCTTCAGATATCACACGGAAACAGGATTCCTAATGGCAGAAGGTGGCAACCTGCTCCGGCTCTATGAG AAATACCCAGTGAAATATGGTATTGGCAGCTGCCCAGCGGACAACGGGCCAGTGATACCCATCGTCTTTGATGCTGGTAATGCCCAGAAGGTAGCGGCGTATCATGCTCCAAACGGACAGC GAGAGTCTGTCCCTGGTTTTGTTCAGTTTCGAGTGTTTAATTACGAGAAAGCCGCTGTGGCCCTGTGCTCTGGAATTAAAGCCACAGGATGTCACACAGAACAC TACTGCATTGGTGGAGGAGggtttttcccagaaggaaaTCCTCGGCAGTGTGGTGACTTCACTGGCTTCGACTGGAGCGGTTATGGGACCCACCAAGGCTGGAGTGCTTCCAGAGAACTAACTGAGTCCGCAGTCCTGATTTTTTACCAGTGA
- the F11R gene encoding junctional adhesion molecule A isoform X1, translated as MAGKAKESRITLTEAQIKDLKKTFEKGSYSELSGRLEETLASLENICLDVGVTGEPGVGKSTFINAFRDLHEDDEGAAPTGNVASNKNPVPYSHPKYAHVILWDLPSIGTPNFHAKDYLEDIQVSHYDFFVILASSQFTSLHASLAHYLKKSDKDVYFVRSKVDEDLEAIRQTQPAGFNEAAALEKLREECVQDLKAAGVKSPKIFLISNFLLSRYDFPLLGETLWKDLDLQRSHSFLLATPNISHRLLEKKKAAMIEHLWLVSAVACGLQAESIHEISVICNVDLLVKMLQGYCISFGLEESSLRKVADHAAQPVEHLRSLVKSPLANEIAKEQVVELLIQAASKPPKLPKELVTMASMGLSFAVVYNMLKTFVDNMAGDAHRILVKVFMSQKPRGESEIEIPNVSETERPSL; from the coding sequence ATGGCAGGAAAGGCGAAGGAAAGCAGAATCACACTGACGGAGGCACAGATCAAAGACcttaaaaaaacctttgaaaaagGAAGTTATTCGGAGCTCTCTGGCAGATTAGAAGAGACTCTGGCCTCTCTGGAGAATATCTGCTTAGATGTCGGTGTCACCGGGGAGCCTGGTGTTGGCAAGTCCACTTTCATTAATGCCTTCCGGGACCTGCACGAGGATGATGAGGGTGCTGCTCCTACTGGGAACGTGGCCTCCAATAAGAACCCTGTGCCGTACTCGCACCCAAAATATGCCCATGTCATTCTGTGGGACCTGCCAAGTATTGGCACACCCAATTTCCACGCTAAAGATTATTTAGAGGATATCCAAGTCTCCCACTATGACTTCTTTGTCATCCTTGCTTCCTCGCAGTTCACCTCCCTTCATGCCAGCCTGGCTCATTATCTGAAGAAGTCTGACAAAGACGTCTACTTTGTCCGCTCCAAAGTAGATGAGGACCTGGAGGCAATACGACAAACCCAACCCGCTGGCTTTAATGAAGCTGCTGCCCTGGAGAAGCTCCGCGAGGAGTGTGTGCAAGATCTCAAGGCTGCAGGAGTCAAGTCTCCCAAGATCTTCCTTATTTCCAACTTCCTGCTTAGTAGGTATGACTTTCCCCTCCTTGGGGAGACCCTGTGGAAGGACCTGGATCTACAAAGGAGCCACTCCTTTCTCCTTGCCACCCCTAACATCTCCCATCGcctcctggaaaaaaagaaggcCGCCATGATAGAGCACTTGTGGCTAGTCTCTGCTGTAGCCTGTGGCCTCCAAGCTGAATCCATCCATGAGATTTCAGTCATCTGCAACGTTGACCTCCTGGTCAAGATGCTTCAGGGTTACTGCATCAGTTTTGGCTTGGAAGAGTCCTCTCTAAGGAAAGTAGCTGACCATGCTGCACAACCTGTTGAGCATCTCAGATCTCTGGTCAAGTCGCCATTGGCCAACGAGATCGCCAAAGAGCAGGTGGTAGAGTTGCTGATACAGGCTGCCAGCAAGCCGCCAAAGCTCCCGAAAGAACTGGTGACTATGGCCAGCATGGGGTTGTCGTTCGCGGTGGTCTATAATATGCTTAAGACCTTTGTGGACAACATGGCTGGTGATGCCCACAGAATCCTCGTCAAAGTGTTTATGAGCCAGAAGCCCAGAGGGGAATCAGAGATAGAAATCCCAAACGTCTCAGAGACAGAGAGGCCATCCTTATAG